The following are encoded in a window of Collinsella aerofaciens genomic DNA:
- a CDS encoding metallophosphoesterase has protein sequence MAIYVTSDAHGHVHALDEALSKISLTSDDTLYVLGDMIDRGPDPVGVINLVRSLPNARVLKGNHEQIMLDAIIGQDPLDAETWDINGGWTTRQQLNEMEFEAYEELVRWAAALPLYAVTETVERPYLLVHAGIQTEAARAFLLEHGVDCGDGRGAVDADCELLQQMLAVQSSDDLLWIRHGYWDAPTGLLSAEGKGPVVVSGHTPTVSLGRYCEVGGLAGLDEESGRGQMVRLGGEDTAGVPDRIDIDCAAATGSEFGRVGILRLDDGAEFYANINPGE, from the coding sequence ATGGCGATCTATGTGACATCTGATGCTCACGGGCACGTGCACGCACTGGACGAGGCCCTTTCCAAGATCTCGCTGACGTCCGACGACACGCTATATGTGCTGGGCGACATGATCGACCGCGGTCCCGATCCGGTCGGTGTCATCAACTTGGTGCGGTCGCTGCCCAACGCTCGCGTGCTTAAGGGCAACCACGAGCAGATTATGCTCGACGCGATCATTGGCCAGGACCCGCTCGATGCCGAGACCTGGGATATCAACGGCGGTTGGACCACGCGCCAGCAGCTCAACGAAATGGAGTTTGAGGCATACGAGGAGCTAGTGCGTTGGGCTGCTGCCCTGCCGCTCTATGCGGTGACAGAGACTGTCGAGCGGCCGTACCTGCTGGTGCACGCCGGTATTCAGACCGAGGCGGCGCGCGCGTTTTTGCTTGAGCATGGCGTCGATTGCGGCGACGGCAGGGGAGCGGTCGATGCCGATTGCGAGCTGCTGCAGCAAATGCTCGCCGTGCAGTCGTCCGATGACTTGCTCTGGATTCGCCATGGCTATTGGGATGCCCCGACGGGGCTGCTTTCTGCCGAGGGCAAGGGTCCGGTCGTGGTGAGCGGCCACACGCCCACGGTGTCGCTGGGGCGCTATTGCGAGGTTGGCGGCCTGGCAGGGCTCGATGAGGAGTCGGGCCGCGGGCAAATGGTGCGCTTGGGTGGCGAGGATACCGCCGGTGTGCCCGATCGCATCGATATCGACTGCGCGGCGGCCACCGGTTCCGAGTTCGGCCGCGTCGGGATCCTGCGTCTGGACGACGGGGCGGAGTTTTATGCGAACATCAACCCGGGCGAATAA
- a CDS encoding B3/4 domain-containing protein has translation MKSFIAEDSFWELFPQAAVGVVVVEGMKPTAQIPQEDVDAIAALLDRANIDAERHLTSDTISENAPVKAWREAYRLFKTKKGARCSIENLLKRVLKGKPVGHITPAVDIYNTVSLTYALPVGGEDLHAIEGDLRLKVTDGGDAFLPLGEEADDPTLPGELAYIDDAGAVCRCWNWRDGVRTALSDNSADAFLAIECVESERMGDCQAAIDRLAELLERYLGATVVIKTLVTCDNPCVEL, from the coding sequence ATGAAGAGCTTTATTGCCGAGGATTCATTCTGGGAGCTGTTTCCGCAGGCAGCGGTCGGTGTTGTGGTCGTGGAGGGCATGAAGCCCACGGCTCAGATTCCTCAAGAGGACGTGGATGCGATTGCGGCGTTGCTCGACCGCGCCAATATCGATGCGGAGCGTCATCTGACCAGTGACACTATCAGCGAGAACGCACCGGTCAAGGCATGGCGCGAGGCCTATCGTCTGTTCAAGACCAAGAAAGGCGCGCGCTGCTCGATCGAGAACTTGCTCAAACGCGTGCTCAAAGGCAAGCCGGTGGGCCACATTACGCCCGCGGTGGATATTTACAACACGGTGTCGCTGACCTACGCGCTGCCCGTGGGAGGCGAGGATCTGCATGCGATCGAGGGAGACCTTCGCTTGAAGGTGACCGACGGTGGCGATGCGTTCTTGCCGCTTGGCGAGGAGGCGGACGATCCGACGCTGCCCGGCGAGCTCGCCTATATCGACGATGCGGGCGCTGTGTGCCGCTGCTGGAACTGGCGCGACGGCGTTCGCACGGCGCTGTCCGATAATTCGGCCGATGCGTTCCTGGCGATTGAGTGCGTGGAGTCCGAGCGGATGGGGGATTGCCAGGCTGCGATCGATCGCTTAGCCGAGCTGCTTGAGCGCTATCTGGGAGCGACGGTTGTCATTAAGACGCTTGTGACCTGCGACAATCCTTGCGTGGAGCTGTAG
- a CDS encoding potassium/proton antiporter gives MNQILLFIGLVIILCLTIKPVGKKLPFPTLLIFIALGMLLGVNGPAHIDFSDYALTETVCSTALLFIMFYGGFNTNIDRAKPVAAPAVLLSTLGVVITAGITGAFAHFALGFDWIGGLLLGSVVASTDAASVFSVLREHSLSLKGGTDSLLEVESGSNDPVAYMLTAVLATLAAGGNIDIPVLLAKQIILGVGLGLAIGWTSSRLIERAHATAEGAQTIFLFAVAIVAYALPSYLGGNGFLAVYLAGIVLGASDITGKVEMAHFFDTLTEMAEMTIFFLLGLLVTPARLPQMLLPGLALMAFMLFVSRPIAVGLLLAPFKTNSRQVALVSWAGLRGAASVVFSLFAVVFGVPGGHDLFDLVFVIAVSSIVVQGSLLPAVAKKLDMIDAEGDVRRTFNDYRDEDGMSFVKLKVGVGHPFAGRSLADIGSATDMLVVLVLRDGAHPVLPNGDTVIEEGDLLVMAAPTFEERAEVTLREVTVTPHGRLAGLRLRDVPQGKHPFIVVMLKRDGQTIIPDGNTLIYAGDEAVIATLAS, from the coding sequence ATGAACCAGATACTTCTCTTTATCGGCCTCGTCATCATTTTGTGCCTGACCATCAAACCCGTCGGCAAAAAGCTCCCCTTCCCCACCCTGCTCATCTTTATCGCGCTGGGCATGCTGCTGGGCGTCAACGGCCCCGCGCACATCGACTTTAGCGACTACGCGCTTACCGAAACCGTCTGCAGCACGGCGCTGCTGTTCATCATGTTCTACGGCGGCTTTAACACCAACATCGACCGTGCCAAGCCCGTCGCCGCGCCCGCGGTACTGCTGAGCACGCTCGGCGTCGTCATCACCGCCGGCATCACGGGCGCCTTTGCGCACTTCGCGCTGGGCTTCGACTGGATAGGCGGCCTGCTGCTAGGCTCGGTCGTGGCGTCGACCGATGCGGCGAGCGTCTTTAGCGTGCTGCGCGAGCACAGCCTGTCACTAAAGGGCGGCACCGACTCGCTGCTCGAGGTCGAATCAGGCTCCAACGACCCCGTCGCCTACATGCTCACCGCGGTGCTCGCGACCCTCGCGGCGGGCGGCAACATCGACATTCCCGTGTTGCTGGCCAAGCAGATCATCCTGGGCGTGGGGCTGGGCCTTGCCATCGGCTGGACATCCAGCCGCCTGATTGAACGCGCACATGCAACGGCCGAGGGCGCGCAGACCATCTTCTTGTTCGCCGTGGCGATCGTGGCCTACGCGCTGCCGAGCTACCTGGGCGGCAACGGCTTTTTGGCCGTATACCTGGCAGGTATCGTTCTGGGCGCGAGCGACATCACCGGCAAGGTCGAAATGGCACACTTCTTCGATACCCTCACCGAGATGGCCGAGATGACTATCTTCTTCTTGCTCGGTCTGCTCGTGACGCCCGCACGCCTGCCGCAAATGCTGCTACCGGGCCTGGCACTCATGGCGTTTATGCTCTTTGTGAGCCGCCCCATCGCCGTGGGCCTGCTGTTGGCGCCCTTTAAGACTAACTCTCGCCAGGTTGCGCTCGTAAGCTGGGCGGGTCTGCGCGGTGCCGCTTCGGTCGTGTTTAGCCTCTTTGCCGTGGTGTTCGGTGTTCCCGGTGGTCACGACCTGTTTGACCTGGTATTTGTGATCGCCGTGTCGAGCATTGTGGTGCAGGGCTCGCTGCTGCCGGCGGTGGCGAAGAAACTCGATATGATCGACGCGGAAGGCGACGTGCGCCGCACGTTTAACGACTACCGCGACGAGGACGGCATGTCTTTCGTTAAGCTCAAGGTGGGTGTAGGGCATCCGTTTGCGGGGCGCTCGCTCGCGGACATTGGCAGTGCGACGGACATGCTCGTAGTCCTGGTGCTGCGCGACGGCGCGCACCCGGTGCTGCCCAACGGCGATACCGTGATCGAAGAAGGCGACCTTCTGGTTATGGCCGCGCCGACGTTTGAAGAGCGTGCCGAGGTTACGCTGCGCGAGGTCACCGTGACACCCCACGGTCGCCTGGCAGGACTGCGCCTGCGCGATGTGCCACAAGGCAAGCACCCCTTTATCGTCGTGATGCTCAAGCGCGACGGCCAAACCATCATCCCCGACGGCAACACCCTCATATACGCCGGCGACGAAGCCGTCATCGCCACGCTGGCGTCGTAG
- a CDS encoding lipopolysaccharide biosynthesis protein: MSITPLDSIRRAIARRNGVTDPTVSGGAHGQGGRIENGLFPASHTAEELARIQELSQRNAGGPDSNQATRRRRERDRQPGPIHRMVNAWWNRLLGAVYGGGFSTQEAEYEEHATSRDYLWNTLGTAVWGMAFPLLTIVSTQLVGAEEAGKFSIAFVTGTLIMIACNYGVRNFQVSDIDEKTSFASYQLNRWLCGAIALACGLAYSSARGYDAHMATIGLGVYLYKVIDGVADVYEGRLQQADKLYLAGMSQTLRSVGVIAVFSVALFLTRSMPIAAMAMGVTAIASLMLVTAPLALLETEKSRHVSLREVGHLFVQCAPLFGALFLFNLIESMPKFVMEGTLAYKYQLYFNALFFPAQAILLSIGFVYKPQLLRLSSIWANPRKRRRFDLIIIAVMALIVAITGVCAAFMAGPGIPLMSFMYGLSFERYRTLALLMVVAGGVTAAIDFIYAIITVVRHAGDVTKIYLICFAVSVVLPVILINLLGLMGAVVSYLAIMALLLVLLIVEYAHIRQRIERARNPYGA; encoded by the coding sequence TTGAGCATCACGCCCCTCGATAGCATCCGCCGCGCCATCGCCCGCCGCAACGGCGTCACCGACCCCACCGTATCGGGCGGGGCGCACGGGCAGGGCGGACGCATCGAGAACGGCCTGTTCCCCGCATCGCACACCGCCGAGGAGCTCGCACGAATCCAAGAGCTAAGCCAGCGTAACGCCGGCGGTCCCGACAGCAACCAGGCCACACGCCGTCGCCGCGAGCGCGATCGCCAGCCCGGCCCCATCCACCGCATGGTCAATGCCTGGTGGAACCGCCTGCTCGGAGCCGTCTACGGCGGCGGTTTCTCCACGCAGGAAGCCGAATACGAAGAGCACGCCACCAGTCGCGACTATCTTTGGAACACCCTCGGCACCGCCGTATGGGGCATGGCGTTTCCGCTGCTCACCATCGTGTCCACGCAGCTTGTGGGCGCCGAGGAGGCCGGCAAGTTCTCCATCGCCTTTGTCACCGGCACGCTCATCATGATCGCGTGCAACTACGGCGTGCGCAATTTCCAGGTCTCGGATATCGACGAGAAGACGTCCTTTGCCTCCTACCAGCTCAATCGCTGGCTTTGCGGAGCGATCGCGCTGGCCTGCGGCCTTGCATACAGCAGCGCCCGCGGCTACGACGCGCACATGGCGACGATCGGCCTGGGCGTCTACCTGTATAAGGTGATCGACGGCGTCGCCGACGTATACGAGGGCCGCCTGCAGCAGGCCGATAAACTCTACCTGGCCGGCATGAGCCAAACGCTACGCTCCGTCGGCGTCATCGCGGTCTTTAGCGTGGCGCTGTTCCTTACGCGCAGCATGCCCATCGCGGCGATGGCCATGGGTGTCACCGCCATCGCCTCGCTCATGCTGGTCACCGCGCCGCTCGCTCTGCTCGAGACCGAAAAATCGCGCCACGTGAGTCTGCGCGAGGTCGGCCACCTGTTTGTCCAGTGCGCCCCGCTCTTTGGCGCGCTCTTTTTATTCAACCTTATCGAGAGCATGCCCAAGTTTGTGATGGAAGGCACGCTGGCCTACAAATACCAGCTGTACTTTAATGCCCTGTTCTTTCCAGCGCAGGCTATTTTGCTGAGCATCGGATTTGTCTATAAACCGCAGCTCCTGCGTCTGTCGAGTATTTGGGCGAACCCGCGCAAACGCCGCCGTTTTGACTTGATTATTATTGCCGTTATGGCACTAATCGTGGCCATCACCGGCGTGTGCGCCGCATTTATGGCCGGTCCCGGCATTCCCCTCATGAGCTTTATGTACGGCCTCAGCTTTGAGCGCTACCGCACATTGGCGCTGCTGATGGTCGTCGCCGGCGGCGTAACCGCGGCCATCGATTTTATCTACGCCATTATCACGGTGGTGCGCCACGCCGGCGACGTCACCAAGATTTACCTCATCTGCTTTGCCGTGAGCGTAGTGCTCCCGGTGATCCTGATCAACCTGCTTGGCCTGATGGGTGCCGTCGTAAGCTACCTGGCTATCATGGCCCTACTGCTGGTGCTGTTGATTGTCGAATACGCCCACATCCGCCAGCGCATAGAACGAGCCCGCAACCCATACGGCGCCTAA
- a CDS encoding nucleotide pyrophosphohydrolase yields the protein MDRLDAMTEQVRDFCDARDWRKYHTPKELAIGMATESSELLQLFRFMSDERIAEMFEDTEQRQAIEDEVADTLLFLLRFADLNEIDLPAALSSKLKRNGERYTVDASSNEYRKADHHE from the coding sequence ATGGATAGGCTCGATGCCATGACGGAACAAGTCAGGGACTTTTGTGATGCACGCGACTGGCGCAAGTATCACACGCCAAAAGAGCTCGCCATCGGCATGGCAACTGAGTCCTCCGAGCTCCTTCAGCTCTTTCGTTTTATGAGCGACGAGCGCATTGCAGAAATGTTCGAAGACACCGAGCAACGCCAAGCCATCGAAGACGAAGTCGCCGACACGCTCCTTTTCCTTCTGCGTTTCGCAGATTTAAATGAAATCGACCTGCCAGCGGCGCTTTCGTCCAAGCTCAAGCGCAATGGTGAGCGCTACACCGTCGACGCATCATCTAATGAATACAGAAAGGCGGACCATCATGAGTAA
- a CDS encoding DegV family protein, with protein MSIRIITDSASDMSPAEHPALRVLPLSVTFGTDVYMDGVDIDHQRFYEMLVERDELPKTGQVNPYAFSQAIAETREAGDEAVIITVGAKLSGTNQSARTALAETPGGDVFVVDSNNVTLGERVLVEYALRLVDEGRSAAQIAAAVEAVRDRVVVIGLLETLEYLVRGGRLSAAAGAVGTLLNVKPVVAAEDGLIVQLGKARGSKNGRNLLNQKVEKAGGVDFSMPLALGYTGLSDAVLKKYIEDSAALWAGHTENELPIHTIGATIGTHVGPGAVAVAFFRPAN; from the coding sequence ATGTCCATTCGTATTATTACCGATTCCGCAAGCGATATGTCGCCGGCTGAGCACCCCGCTTTGCGTGTTCTGCCGCTGTCCGTTACCTTTGGTACCGATGTGTACATGGATGGCGTCGACATCGATCACCAGCGCTTTTACGAGATGCTCGTGGAGCGCGATGAGCTGCCCAAGACCGGTCAGGTCAACCCGTACGCGTTTTCACAGGCGATTGCCGAGACGCGTGAGGCCGGCGACGAGGCAGTGATTATTACCGTGGGCGCCAAGCTTTCGGGCACCAATCAGAGTGCCCGTACCGCACTTGCCGAGACGCCGGGCGGCGACGTGTTCGTGGTAGACAGCAATAACGTCACCCTGGGCGAACGTGTCCTGGTCGAGTATGCGCTGCGCTTGGTGGACGAGGGCCGTAGTGCGGCCCAAATCGCGGCGGCCGTAGAGGCCGTCCGTGACCGCGTGGTCGTCATCGGCCTGCTCGAGACGCTGGAGTACTTGGTGCGCGGCGGTCGCCTGTCTGCCGCTGCGGGCGCTGTGGGCACGCTGCTCAACGTGAAGCCCGTAGTGGCCGCCGAGGACGGCCTGATTGTGCAGCTGGGCAAGGCTCGTGGCTCCAAGAACGGCCGTAACCTGCTCAACCAGAAGGTCGAAAAGGCGGGCGGCGTCGACTTTTCCATGCCGCTGGCACTGGGCTATACGGGCCTTTCGGACGCTGTGCTCAAGAAGTACATCGAGGACAGCGCCGCGCTGTGGGCTGGACACACCGAGAACGAGCTGCCCATCCACACCATTGGCGCCACCATCGGCACCCACGTGGGCCCCGGCGCCGTAGCCGTAGCCTTCTTCCGCCCCGCCAACTAG
- a CDS encoding IS110 family transposase, with the protein MAPPRMPEAVIGLDVGKLSHWACVATRDGEILLSAPVANREGDLDSLFGRFPDALVVVDQSRNIGALALARAKAAGMSAAYLPGLAAHGAARLFAGDAKTDERDAMVIAKTALGIPDALLPVGDPGPTVAAARALAAQRNFLTCENTRSKNRLRSILLESCPAFEALVDLSDGPQLRLMASLGGAWSVADAGPRRAAALTRGAARGKIEALVRSTASSTRPDAAAIAAEDRAVRLLARRISENSAEIDVITAEISALLEGDDTYRCLLTVPGIGPKTASELAISIDIEDFPSHDRLASYCGLAPRNRQSGTSISSVTASRQGNKRLKNLLIFSCNCLTRTEGRWGDYYARCRERGMPHGKALKALARKRLKVIYAIMRDRVPYAA; encoded by the coding sequence GTGGCACCACCTAGAATGCCGGAAGCCGTCATCGGGCTCGATGTCGGGAAATTGTCCCATTGGGCATGCGTCGCGACCCGGGACGGCGAGATACTGCTGAGCGCCCCCGTCGCGAACAGGGAGGGCGATCTGGACTCGCTGTTCGGCCGCTTCCCCGACGCGCTCGTGGTCGTCGACCAGTCGCGCAACATAGGCGCCCTCGCGCTCGCCCGCGCCAAGGCGGCCGGGATGTCGGCGGCGTACCTACCGGGACTCGCGGCACACGGGGCCGCCAGGCTCTTCGCCGGCGACGCCAAGACCGACGAGCGGGACGCAATGGTCATCGCGAAGACGGCGCTGGGCATCCCCGACGCACTCCTGCCGGTCGGGGATCCGGGCCCGACGGTCGCGGCGGCGAGGGCGCTGGCCGCCCAGAGAAACTTCCTGACCTGCGAAAACACCAGGAGCAAGAACCGGCTGCGCAGCATCCTGCTGGAATCGTGCCCCGCCTTCGAGGCGTTGGTCGACCTGTCCGACGGTCCCCAGCTGAGGCTCATGGCATCCCTCGGCGGGGCCTGGTCGGTGGCCGACGCCGGGCCCCGCAGGGCGGCGGCGCTCACGCGCGGGGCGGCGCGCGGCAAGATCGAGGCCCTCGTCCGCTCGACGGCCTCCTCGACAAGGCCGGACGCGGCGGCCATCGCCGCCGAGGACCGGGCGGTGAGGCTGCTCGCGCGCAGGATCTCCGAGAACTCGGCGGAGATCGATGTGATCACGGCGGAGATATCCGCCCTCCTCGAGGGCGACGATACCTACCGATGCCTCCTGACGGTGCCGGGGATCGGCCCCAAAACCGCTTCCGAGCTCGCGATCTCCATAGATATCGAAGACTTCCCAAGCCACGACAGGCTCGCGTCGTACTGCGGCCTGGCGCCGCGCAACCGCCAGTCGGGGACCTCGATCTCCTCGGTGACGGCATCGCGCCAAGGCAACAAGAGGCTGAAGAACCTGCTCATATTCTCGTGCAACTGCCTTACCCGGACAGAGGGAAGATGGGGCGATTACTACGCTAGGTGCCGAGAGCGGGGCATGCCGCACGGCAAGGCGCTCAAGGCGCTGGCACGAAAGAGGCTGAAGGTCATCTACGCGATCATGCGGGACAGGGTGCCCTACGCCGCCTAG
- the pckA gene encoding phosphoenolpyruvate carboxykinase (ATP) — protein sequence MPGVTPAEVLSNFGIALVEDPAENQPRLLVDLSAAELVEHAIRREEGRMASNGALVIETGERTGRSPNDRFIVDTPDVHDKIAWGAVNRPLSAESYEAIKAGIVNYLNERDVFVTRGMAGADRNHTRRLLVACERASQALFIKQMLARPLAREIARTGEPDFCVLAAPGYQCDPAIKGLNSSAAVVINFQERVILVAGTGYSGEIKKSIFSVMNYLLPVEDDVLPMHCSASMDPVTHETAVFFGLSGTGKTTLSANPTRLLIGDDEHGWSDMGIFNIEGGCYAKCEGLDAFHEPEIFSAVRFGAICENVVLDENRKPSYDDISITHNTRVAYPVEHIPNAWTKGMGTTPSVVLFLTCDAFGVLPPISRLTADAAMYHFVTGFTAKIPGTEVGVTEPTPTFSSLFGEPFMPLDPMVYARMLGERIADGRTRVYLVNTGWIGGGYGVGHRIELAYTRSLVARALDGTIEDSEFVHDDIFNVDIPTTCHGVPDGILVPRQYWQSTARYDEAAHNLAVMFEENFEKKYSHLPESVKAAGPHVQVHADARHRGRGLLGLRH from the coding sequence ATGCCTGGTGTTACCCCTGCAGAAGTTCTGTCCAACTTTGGTATTGCGCTGGTCGAAGATCCCGCCGAGAATCAGCCCCGTCTGCTGGTCGATCTATCCGCCGCGGAGCTCGTCGAGCACGCCATCCGCCGCGAAGAAGGCCGCATGGCATCCAACGGCGCGCTGGTGATCGAGACGGGGGAGCGCACTGGTCGTTCCCCCAATGACCGCTTTATCGTTGACACCCCCGATGTTCACGACAAGATTGCCTGGGGTGCCGTCAACCGCCCGCTTTCTGCCGAGAGCTACGAGGCCATCAAGGCCGGTATCGTCAACTACCTCAACGAGCGCGATGTGTTCGTCACTCGCGGTATGGCCGGTGCCGATCGCAACCATACGCGTCGCCTGCTTGTCGCCTGCGAGCGTGCCAGCCAAGCGCTCTTTATTAAGCAGATGCTCGCCCGCCCGCTTGCCCGTGAAATCGCACGCACCGGCGAGCCGGACTTCTGCGTGCTCGCCGCTCCCGGCTACCAGTGCGATCCCGCCATTAAGGGCCTCAACTCCAGCGCCGCCGTGGTCATCAACTTCCAGGAGCGCGTGATTTTGGTTGCCGGCACCGGTTACTCCGGCGAAATCAAAAAGTCCATCTTCAGCGTCATGAATTACCTGCTGCCCGTCGAGGACGACGTGCTACCCATGCACTGCTCGGCCAGCATGGATCCCGTCACGCACGAGACCGCCGTGTTCTTTGGCCTTTCGGGCACGGGCAAGACCACGCTTTCGGCCAACCCCACGCGGCTGCTGATCGGCGACGACGAGCACGGTTGGTCCGACATGGGCATCTTCAACATCGAAGGTGGCTGCTACGCCAAATGCGAGGGCCTGGACGCCTTTCACGAGCCCGAGATCTTCAGCGCCGTCCGTTTTGGCGCCATTTGCGAAAACGTGGTGCTCGACGAGAACCGCAAGCCCAGCTACGACGACATCTCGATCACGCACAACACGCGCGTGGCCTATCCCGTGGAGCACATTCCTAACGCGTGGACTAAGGGCATGGGCACCACTCCGAGTGTCGTGCTGTTCCTGACTTGCGACGCTTTTGGCGTGCTGCCGCCCATCTCGCGCCTGACGGCCGACGCCGCCATGTACCACTTTGTGACGGGCTTTACGGCTAAGATTCCCGGCACCGAGGTCGGCGTCACCGAGCCCACGCCCACGTTCTCTTCGCTGTTCGGCGAGCCGTTTATGCCGCTCGACCCCATGGTTTACGCCAGGATGCTTGGCGAGCGCATTGCCGACGGCCGCACGCGCGTGTACCTGGTCAACACCGGCTGGATCGGCGGCGGCTACGGCGTGGGCCATCGCATCGAGCTTGCCTACACGCGCTCGCTGGTCGCGCGCGCCCTCGACGGCACCATCGAGGACAGCGAGTTCGTGCACGACGACATCTTTAACGTCGACATTCCCACGACGTGCCACGGCGTGCCCGATGGCATCCTGGTGCCGCGCCAATACTGGCAGAGCACCGCGCGCTATGACGAGGCCGCGCACAACCTGGCGGTGATGTTCGAGGAGAACTTCGAGAAGAAGTACTCGCACCTGCCCGAGTCCGTCAAAGCCGCCGGCCCGCACGTTCAAGTACACGCCGACGCCCGTCATCGCGGCCGCGGGCTGCTGGGACTTCGCCACTAG
- a CDS encoding L-lactate permease gives MDVAAFLLALVPIIWLVVMLLCFKWPAWKAAIGSFVLSCVLAFAWWHLPVAQIATASLEGFLMALWPIVLVIIAAVFTYNLCVRTGAMDVIGSMITSISSDRRLLALLVAWCFGGFMEGMAGFGTAVAIPAGMLAGLGFEAVPAVLICLLANGVPTPYGSIGIPTVSVADLVGLDSLHLATVQLVQLAPFFVVMPLLIVLVAGRVTDDQGDVASVGERLHGVAGIALLSGASFVGAALVVAMFVGPELAVVVGSIVSLALTAALAMRAEKSGHLDARFHMNIEAGEQLTAKSALSAWSCFILIFVLLLGTSNLVPAVHAALAPFASHVQVYCGENPGTLTFSWINTPGVWIFLAAFAGGAIQGASPRMMGEVLAATVKQMMPTVITMLSVLGCAKVMGYAGMISSISAFCIAVAGGLYPILAPWIGAVGAFVTGSGTSSGMLFGPIQSQAATALGVSDYWMVALNALGVAAGKMISPQTLAIGLAAVLVRGKDAELLGAVLPYAAGMLVLMSAIAMLGQGLPL, from the coding sequence ATGGACGTCGCCGCATTTTTGCTGGCTCTTGTGCCTATCATCTGGCTTGTCGTGATGCTGCTGTGCTTTAAATGGCCGGCCTGGAAAGCCGCGATTGGTTCGTTTGTTCTTTCGTGCGTGCTCGCCTTTGCGTGGTGGCATTTGCCGGTGGCGCAGATAGCCACGGCCTCGCTCGAGGGCTTTTTGATGGCGCTGTGGCCCATCGTGTTGGTGATTATCGCCGCCGTCTTTACGTATAACCTCTGCGTTCGCACGGGCGCCATGGACGTGATCGGCAGCATGATCACCTCCATCAGCAGCGATCGCCGTCTGCTGGCGCTGCTCGTGGCGTGGTGCTTCGGCGGCTTTATGGAGGGCATGGCTGGCTTTGGTACCGCTGTCGCCATTCCCGCCGGCATGCTCGCGGGCCTTGGTTTTGAGGCCGTGCCTGCCGTGCTGATCTGCCTGCTGGCCAACGGCGTGCCCACGCCCTACGGCTCCATCGGCATCCCCACGGTGTCCGTTGCCGACCTGGTGGGTCTGGATTCCCTGCACCTGGCGACCGTTCAGCTGGTGCAGCTCGCACCGTTCTTTGTGGTGATGCCGCTGCTCATCGTGTTGGTTGCGGGCCGCGTGACCGACGATCAAGGCGATGTTGCGAGCGTAGGCGAGCGCCTGCACGGCGTGGCCGGTATCGCGCTGCTCTCTGGCGCGTCCTTTGTCGGCGCTGCCCTGGTCGTCGCTATGTTTGTGGGCCCCGAGCTTGCCGTGGTCGTGGGCTCCATCGTGTCGCTCGCGCTGACCGCCGCGCTTGCCATGCGCGCCGAGAAGTCCGGTCACCTGGACGCGCGCTTTCACATGAATATCGAGGCCGGTGAGCAGCTCACCGCTAAGTCGGCGCTTTCTGCCTGGTCGTGTTTCATCCTGATTTTTGTACTGCTGTTGGGTACGTCCAACCTGGTGCCCGCCGTGCATGCCGCGCTTGCGCCCTTTGCGAGCCACGTGCAGGTGTATTGCGGTGAGAATCCCGGTACGCTTACGTTTTCGTGGATCAACACGCCGGGCGTCTGGATTTTCCTGGCGGCGTTTGCCGGCGGTGCCATTCAGGGTGCTTCGCCACGCATGATGGGCGAGGTGCTGGCCGCGACTGTGAAGCAGATGATGCCGACGGTGATCACGATGCTTTCGGTGCTGGGCTGTGCCAAGGTGATGGGCTATGCGGGCATGATCTCTTCGATCAGCGCGTTCTGCATCGCCGTCGCCGGTGGGCTGTACCCGATTCTGGCTCCGTGGATCGGCGCAGTCGGTGCGTTTGTGACCGGCTCGGGCACGTCCTCGGGCATGCTGTTTGGCCCCATTCAGAGCCAGGCTGCCACTGCGCTGGGTGTGAGCGACTACTGGATGGTCGCGTTGAACGCCCTGGGCGTCGCCGCCGGTAAGATGATCTCGCCGCAGACCCTCGCCATTGGTCTTGCCGCCGTGCTCGTGCGCGGTAAGGATGCCGAACTCCTGGGCGCCGTCCTGCCCTACGCCGCCGGCATGCTGGTCCTGATGAGCGCCATAGCCATGCTCGGCCAAGGCCTGCCGCTGTAG
- a CDS encoding MarR family winged helix-turn-helix transcriptional regulator: MQQNDETRFEDFVGLISGLYKEIQRIKTSEGARLGLKGSDVMCLYYLERSKDGLTGADLARMAGVTRAAVSRTLAHLEEGGYVEVDDSGDAAVKYRAPVRLTALGGESMSEADRIIREVLDTTGKAMGVEQREQMYASLRTILNTLREI; the protein is encoded by the coding sequence ATGCAGCAGAACGACGAGACACGTTTCGAGGACTTTGTCGGACTGATCAGTGGGCTCTACAAGGAGATCCAGCGCATTAAGACATCCGAGGGCGCAAGGCTGGGCCTCAAGGGCTCCGACGTGATGTGCCTGTACTATCTTGAGCGCAGCAAGGACGGCCTGACTGGCGCTGACCTGGCTCGCATGGCAGGCGTGACCCGCGCCGCCGTCTCGCGTACGCTCGCGCATCTGGAGGAGGGCGGCTACGTCGAGGTCGATGATTCGGGCGATGCCGCCGTTAAGTATCGTGCTCCGGTGCGCCTGACCGCTCTGGGCGGCGAGAGCATGAGCGAGGCGGACCGCATCATTCGCGAGGTGCTCGATACCACCGGTAAGGCTATGGGTGTGGAGCAGCGCGAGCAGATGTATGCGTCGCTGCGTACGATTCTCAACACCCTGCGCGAGATCTAA